One genomic segment of Candidatus Polarisedimenticolaceae bacterium includes these proteins:
- a CDS encoding SpoIIE family protein phosphatase, with product MSESSRTRLPLGVLYAALAALLLWVLAYRIPMTLEMLAIAWHPSTVPATPIVPDWPDGFIQSTSREIDQIATPPLKRRDRIVSIDGEPFETPAQVVRRFRTAVPGTHLAVVVSRSDGHGGETTIPSSVLARSVGDAAHITAFRVLAIALGLIMPWVGLGVGFWVTAVRPRDPAAWLVLLMLLGFSQIAAIQSYAYLFWPDPLRIAGALYGELSQLTWPIWFTLFGAQFAGRLPWERRHGWIKWALVGPLAAFAVCDVVVTLAEQGNVRALAPFAHALTVSADVVQVASMGSISFFFVVMGWKKGVVESADALRRIRILFWGATIALTPLLVLLIASVVTSRSLDTFPIAAIAGALLVVPVFPLTLAYVILVDKAMDVRVAVRQGLRYAAARGTIRVVGFLFMLAALWNAWNLINDPSANRPRKIEAIALMAAAAVVVPRFAKKAMDWTDRRFFREAYDAEHVLTNLSDEVRTIVETEPLLDTVIDRIGSTLHVEKLVVFLLEKEWLVPVRSRGFDLAPAVAFPVSADAIRRLAASGRPARVRYEDPESPLRREAISEESRSRLAQVDAEIILPLIGKSDLLGAITLGPKKSEEPYSLSDSKLLGLVATQTGLALENSRLTATIAREIASRERMSREIEIARDVQQKLFPQRVPAVDGIDCAGFCRPAQGVGGDYYDFLALPGGRLGIALGDVAGKGIPAALLMASLQASLRGQRLSGPTDLAQLITNLNYLIYEASPDNRYATFFYGELDPGSRRLDFVNAGHNAPMLFRGNGGTLERLSASGPVVGLVDGGKFEQRSVELARGDLLVVYSDGISEAMNPDEQEWGETRLAAAIRDARDVPASGLIERLFTAADAFAAGAMQHDDMTVVVVRVA from the coding sequence ATGAGCGAATCGTCCCGGACGCGCCTTCCGCTCGGCGTTCTCTACGCCGCGCTCGCGGCGCTCCTGCTCTGGGTGCTCGCGTACCGGATCCCGATGACGCTCGAGATGCTCGCGATCGCCTGGCATCCGTCGACGGTGCCCGCGACGCCGATTGTCCCCGATTGGCCCGACGGCTTCATCCAGTCGACGTCGCGCGAGATCGACCAAATCGCGACGCCGCCGCTCAAGCGCCGCGACCGCATCGTCTCGATCGACGGGGAGCCGTTCGAGACCCCGGCGCAGGTCGTGCGCCGGTTCCGTACCGCGGTCCCCGGCACGCACCTGGCGGTCGTCGTGTCCCGCTCCGACGGCCACGGCGGTGAGACGACGATCCCGTCGAGCGTCCTCGCGCGCTCGGTCGGCGACGCGGCGCACATCACGGCGTTCCGCGTGCTCGCGATTGCGCTCGGCCTGATCATGCCGTGGGTCGGACTCGGCGTCGGCTTCTGGGTCACCGCGGTCCGGCCGCGCGACCCCGCGGCGTGGCTCGTCCTCCTCATGCTCCTCGGCTTCTCACAGATCGCGGCGATCCAGTCGTACGCCTACCTCTTCTGGCCCGATCCGCTCCGCATCGCGGGGGCCCTCTACGGCGAGCTGTCGCAACTGACGTGGCCGATCTGGTTCACGCTGTTCGGCGCACAGTTCGCGGGCCGGCTCCCGTGGGAGCGGCGCCACGGCTGGATCAAGTGGGCCCTCGTCGGCCCGCTCGCGGCGTTCGCGGTCTGCGACGTGGTCGTCACGCTCGCCGAGCAGGGGAACGTCCGGGCGCTCGCGCCGTTCGCCCACGCGCTCACGGTCTCCGCCGACGTCGTGCAGGTCGCTTCGATGGGCTCGATCTCGTTCTTCTTCGTCGTCATGGGCTGGAAGAAGGGGGTCGTCGAGAGCGCCGACGCGCTCCGGAGGATCCGCATCCTCTTCTGGGGCGCGACGATCGCATTGACGCCGCTCCTGGTGCTCCTCATCGCGTCGGTGGTCACCTCACGCTCGCTCGACACCTTCCCGATCGCCGCGATCGCCGGCGCGCTCCTCGTCGTCCCCGTCTTCCCGTTGACGCTCGCGTACGTGATCCTCGTCGACAAGGCGATGGACGTCCGCGTCGCCGTGAGGCAGGGCCTGCGCTACGCGGCGGCGCGGGGCACGATCCGGGTCGTCGGCTTCCTGTTCATGCTCGCCGCTCTCTGGAACGCTTGGAACCTCATCAACGACCCGTCGGCGAACCGGCCGCGCAAGATCGAGGCGATCGCCTTGATGGCGGCCGCGGCGGTCGTCGTGCCGCGCTTCGCGAAGAAGGCGATGGATTGGACCGACAGGCGGTTCTTCCGCGAGGCTTACGACGCCGAGCACGTCTTGACGAACCTCTCGGACGAGGTCCGCACCATCGTCGAGACCGAGCCTCTCCTCGATACCGTCATCGACCGCATCGGCTCGACCCTTCACGTCGAGAAGCTCGTCGTCTTCCTCCTCGAGAAGGAATGGCTCGTGCCGGTCCGCTCGCGCGGGTTCGACTTGGCGCCCGCCGTCGCGTTCCCGGTGAGCGCCGACGCGATCCGCAGGCTCGCCGCTTCCGGGCGCCCCGCGCGCGTGCGCTACGAAGATCCCGAGAGCCCGCTCCGCCGCGAGGCGATCTCCGAGGAGAGCCGCTCCCGCCTCGCGCAGGTCGATGCCGAGATCATCCTCCCGCTCATCGGCAAGAGCGATCTCCTGGGCGCGATCACGCTCGGTCCCAAGAAGAGCGAGGAGCCGTACTCGCTCAGCGATTCGAAGCTCCTCGGCCTCGTCGCGACGCAGACCGGGCTCGCGCTCGAGAACAGCCGCCTCACGGCGACGATCGCCCGCGAGATCGCGAGCCGGGAGCGCATGTCGCGCGAGATCGAGATCGCCCGCGACGTGCAGCAGAAGCTCTTCCCGCAGCGCGTGCCGGCCGTCGACGGGATCGACTGCGCCGGGTTCTGCCGGCCGGCGCAGGGCGTCGGCGGCGACTACTACGACTTCCTGGCGCTCCCGGGGGGCCGGCTCGGCATCGCGCTCGGAGACGTCGCCGGGAAGGGCATCCCCGCGGCGCTCCTCATGGCCAGCCTCCAGGCCTCTCTTCGAGGTCAGCGCCTCTCCGGACCGACCGATCTGGCGCAGCTCATCACGAACCTGAACTACCTGATCTACGAGGCCTCGCCGGACAATCGCTACGCGACGTTCTTCTACGGCGAGCTCGATCCGGGGAGCCGGCGTCTCGACTTCGTCAACGCGGGCCACAACGCGCCGATGCTCTTCCGCGGAAACGGCGGGACGCTCGAGAGGCTGTCCGCGTCGGGGCCGGTCGTCGGCCTCGTCGACGGCGGAAAGTTCGAGCAGCGCAGCGTCGAGCTCGCGCGCGGCGACCTCCTCGTCGTCTACTCCGACGGGATCAGCGAGGCGATGAACCCGGACGAGCAGGAGTGGGGCGAGACGCGGCTGGCCGCGGCGATCCGAGACGCGCGCGACGTTCCCGCCTCCGGGCTCATCGAGCGCTTGTTCACCGCAGCGGACGCCTTCGCCGCAGGGGCGATGCAGCACGACGACATGACTGTCGTGGTCGTGAGAGTCGCCTGA
- a CDS encoding GNAT family N-acyltransferase has product MSATHDRVFALDWTPRGPLRRAMFAAARPVLERAFGLAELQKQYRGRPKGIDGDDFAAWTLETFKVSVRIDPADLERIPRAGAALVVANHPFGAVEGLALALALRRVRHDVKILANYMLGRIPELRDMFLFVDPFERPGATGSNASGLRQALQWIRRGGMLVVFPAGEVASLDLKTGRVADPAWSPTVAGLARRSGAPTFPVFIPGRNGAFFQAAGLLHPALRTALLPRELVRKGGRVVELRVGTPIPASRLNELHDDRRAIAYLRDRTEILAARPPALPAAMQPRRTPAAAAGVVPPVDPALLEAEVASIGPEGRLVQAEDLEVLIARAPEIPNLLREIGRLRELTFREVGEGTGREIDLDKYDPFYLHMFIWNRRLRQVIGAYRLGPTDELLVRGGIGALYTASLFRYDARLFEAMGPALEMGRSWIRTEHQKSYVGLMLLWKGIGEFVGRHPRYATLFGPVSISAEYRSVSQRLIVAFLERNRKRTDWAAWVRPTNPFREPKGEGPLRPASLENLEDVSAFISEIEADQKGVPVLLKQYLKLEGRLLGHNVDRDFSNVLDVLIVVDLRCTASKILKRYLGGANLERFRKFHDGKSTADSQRSTVGRL; this is encoded by the coding sequence ATGAGCGCGACGCACGACCGCGTTTTCGCCCTCGACTGGACTCCCCGCGGGCCGCTCCGGCGGGCGATGTTCGCCGCGGCGCGCCCGGTCCTCGAGCGCGCCTTCGGCCTCGCCGAGCTGCAGAAGCAGTATCGCGGGCGGCCGAAAGGGATCGACGGCGACGACTTCGCGGCCTGGACGCTCGAAACGTTCAAGGTCAGCGTGCGCATCGACCCTGCCGATCTCGAGCGGATCCCGAGGGCCGGCGCCGCGCTCGTCGTCGCCAACCATCCGTTCGGCGCCGTCGAGGGGCTCGCGTTGGCGCTCGCGCTGCGGCGCGTCCGCCACGACGTGAAGATACTGGCCAACTACATGCTCGGGCGGATCCCCGAGCTGCGCGACATGTTCCTCTTCGTCGATCCGTTCGAGCGCCCGGGTGCGACCGGATCGAACGCGTCGGGGCTCCGTCAAGCGCTTCAGTGGATCAGGCGCGGCGGCATGCTCGTCGTCTTTCCCGCCGGCGAGGTCGCGTCGCTCGATCTCAAGACCGGCCGCGTCGCCGATCCGGCGTGGAGCCCGACGGTCGCGGGGCTCGCGAGGCGGAGCGGGGCGCCGACCTTCCCCGTGTTCATCCCCGGCCGGAACGGCGCGTTCTTCCAGGCCGCCGGCCTCCTCCACCCCGCGCTACGCACCGCGCTCCTCCCGCGCGAGCTGGTCCGCAAGGGCGGACGCGTCGTCGAGCTGCGCGTCGGCACGCCGATCCCTGCGTCGAGATTGAACGAGCTGCACGACGATCGCCGTGCGATCGCCTACCTGCGCGACCGGACGGAGATCCTCGCGGCGCGCCCCCCGGCGCTTCCCGCGGCGATGCAGCCCCGGCGCACGCCTGCCGCCGCAGCCGGCGTCGTCCCTCCGGTCGACCCGGCGCTTCTCGAAGCGGAGGTCGCGTCGATCGGGCCCGAGGGCCGCCTCGTGCAGGCGGAAGATCTCGAGGTCCTGATCGCACGAGCGCCAGAGATCCCGAACCTGCTGCGCGAGATCGGCCGCCTGCGCGAGCTGACCTTCCGCGAGGTGGGCGAGGGGACGGGGCGCGAGATCGATCTCGACAAGTACGACCCGTTCTACCTCCACATGTTCATCTGGAACCGGCGTCTGCGTCAGGTCATCGGTGCGTACCGCCTCGGGCCGACCGACGAGCTGCTCGTCCGTGGCGGGATCGGCGCGCTCTACACCGCGTCGCTCTTCCGCTACGACGCGCGCCTGTTCGAAGCGATGGGCCCGGCGCTCGAGATGGGGCGGTCGTGGATCCGCACCGAGCACCAGAAGAGCTACGTCGGCCTCATGCTCCTCTGGAAGGGGATCGGCGAGTTCGTCGGGCGCCACCCGCGCTACGCGACCCTCTTCGGCCCGGTGAGCATCAGCGCGGAGTACCGGTCGGTCAGCCAGCGGCTCATCGTCGCGTTCCTCGAGCGCAACCGCAAGCGCACCGACTGGGCGGCTTGGGTGAGGCCGACGAATCCGTTCCGCGAGCCGAAGGGCGAAGGGCCTTTGCGTCCGGCGAGCCTCGAAAACCTCGAGGACGTCTCCGCATTCATCTCGGAGATCGAAGCCGACCAGAAGGGCGTCCCCGTCCTGTTGAAGCAGTACCTGAAGCTCGAGGGGCGCCTTCTCGGTCACAATGTCGACCGGGATTTCTCGAACGTCCTCGACGTCCTCATCGTCGTCGACCTTCGGTGCACCGCGTCGAAGATCCTGAAGCGCTACCTGGGCGGAGCGAACCTCGAGCGGTTCCGGAAGTTCCACGATGGGAAGTCGACAGCCGACAGTCAACGGTCGACTGTCGGAAGGCTCTGA
- a CDS encoding NRDE family protein, which translates to MCTVTLRCGGGSLLLTMNRDERWDRAPEQAPRFIPGEPGRPGWVAPFDSASGGTWIGVNDRGVAACMLNGFAPADRALRGDPSVPSRGSIIPRILEEQGGDGPARVPANLDFSAYPSFTLLVVSAQGGEIVRWEHGGALTTEPVPMGWSFLTSSSWNEPEVTAWRRRAFESWRDAGAPTIHEIPTWHLLAPDGEEASSPFMTRTNAATRSITVVRVDADLASARLVWWPRATSDPIEPEHPGGVLELALVAPQAGAA; encoded by the coding sequence ATGTGCACCGTCACCCTACGTTGCGGCGGGGGATCCCTCCTCCTCACGATGAACCGCGACGAGCGCTGGGACCGTGCGCCCGAGCAGGCCCCGCGGTTCATTCCCGGCGAGCCCGGACGTCCCGGCTGGGTCGCCCCGTTCGACTCTGCTTCGGGCGGGACGTGGATCGGCGTCAACGATCGCGGGGTCGCGGCGTGCATGCTCAACGGTTTCGCCCCCGCCGACCGCGCCTTGCGCGGGGACCCGTCGGTCCCGAGCCGCGGCTCGATCATCCCGCGCATCCTCGAGGAGCAGGGGGGCGACGGCCCCGCGCGGGTGCCCGCGAACCTCGACTTCTCGGCGTACCCGTCGTTCACGCTCCTCGTCGTCTCGGCGCAGGGCGGCGAGATCGTCCGCTGGGAGCACGGGGGCGCGCTCACGACGGAGCCCGTTCCGATGGGATGGTCGTTCCTGACGTCGTCGTCGTGGAACGAGCCCGAGGTGACCGCATGGCGGCGCCGGGCGTTCGAGTCCTGGCGTGACGCGGGCGCGCCGACGATCCACGAGATCCCGACGTGGCACCTCCTCGCACCGGACGGCGAGGAGGCATCGTCGCCGTTCATGACACGGACGAACGCGGCGACGCGCAGCATCACCGTGGTCCGCGTCGATGCCGATCTCGCGTCCGCGCGGCTCGTCTGGTGGCCGCGCGCCACCTCCGATCCGATCGAGCCGGAGCACCCGGGTGGTGTGCTCGAGCTCGCTCTCGTCGCGCCGCAGGCCGGCGCGGCGTGA
- a CDS encoding response regulator: MRVLVIDDEAFLAELVRLALEADGHECYTAVTFEAADEILRSGSVDLLTLDLVMGGRNPLDWLEETILRYPGLSGRVFIQTARLLDHEESLRVRGCGARVIHKPFTLHQLRESVSLMSPVTPPTSKPEPESGRGGPELPS, from the coding sequence GTGAGAGTTCTCGTCATCGACGATGAAGCGTTCCTCGCGGAGCTGGTCCGTCTCGCGCTCGAAGCCGACGGGCACGAATGTTACACGGCGGTGACGTTCGAGGCCGCCGACGAGATCCTCCGCTCCGGATCGGTCGATCTCCTGACGCTCGACCTCGTCATGGGCGGCCGCAACCCACTCGACTGGCTCGAGGAGACGATCCTGCGCTACCCCGGCCTTTCGGGGCGCGTGTTCATCCAAACCGCACGTCTCCTCGACCACGAAGAATCGCTCCGGGTGCGCGGATGCGGGGCGCGGGTCATCCACAAGCCGTTCACGCTCCACCAGCTCCGCGAGTCGGTCAGCCTGATGAGCCCGGTCACGCCTCCCACGTCCAAACCGGAGCCCGAGTCCGGTCGCGGCGGCCCCGAACTCCCGTCGTAG
- the msrB gene encoding peptide-methionine (R)-S-oxide reductase MsrB yields the protein MSDKVVKTDAEWRAQLTPEEYRVAREKGTERAFTGRYWDHHEDGTYTCIGCGAPLFDATTKFESGSGWPSYFAPVSPEAVATESDRSHFMNRTEVHCARCGSHLGHLFPDGPRPTGLRYCVNSLSLGFEKKK from the coding sequence ATGTCCGACAAAGTCGTCAAAACCGATGCCGAGTGGCGGGCTCAGCTCACACCCGAGGAGTACCGCGTCGCGCGTGAGAAGGGGACGGAGCGCGCGTTCACCGGTCGTTACTGGGACCATCACGAAGACGGCACCTATACCTGCATCGGATGCGGCGCACCGCTCTTCGACGCGACGACCAAGTTCGAGAGCGGGAGCGGCTGGCCGAGCTACTTCGCTCCGGTGAGCCCGGAAGCGGTCGCGACCGAGAGCGACCGATCGCACTTCATGAACCGGACCGAGGTGCATTGCGCGCGTTGCGGCTCGCACCTGGGACATCTCTTCCCGGATGGTCCGAGGCCGACGGGGCTCCGCTACTGCGTCAACTCGTTGAGCTTGGGGTTCGAGAAGAAGAAGTAG
- a CDS encoding FAD-dependent oxidoreductase, with the protein MNPVARYTRWLHTGFPAGTVEPLPEIGDDGSTAVPGLYVAGDLRGIPLLKFAADSGARVVRTIAGDPRFRGRERDPAVVDLLIVGGGVSGMAAALEAKRAGIDAVVLESSEPFATVVNFPKGKPIFVYPTAMKPAGTLQVTAKVKEPLVQELERQIDDAGIAVRIGKAERVERQEGRLVTTTEAGESIVAHRVLLAIGRAGAHRRLGVPGEARDRVYDRLHDPADFTGQNVLVVGGGDAAVETALALDGAGARVTLAHRGTDLARPKPESLEALAASTVDLRLETEVEAIEERAVVLRGETIENDAVFAMIGRLPATDLLRRSGVAIRGDRPLAWWLSLAAILAAAAFVYNWKAGGALHALFERKGWFPAGLPGAFGSPGFWYSLAYTLCVVAFGFRRMAKRRTPYVKRQTLTLMAIQIVPLFLLPYFILPWMGHHGWFDGGLGKTIADQLFPETTWDPSGREYWRAFGFLLAWPLFIWNVFSAKPLALWLAISFVQTFVLIPWMVHRWGKGAYCGWICSCGALAETLGDAHRGKMPHGPRWNLLNMTGQVVLAAAFVLALLRIVSWIVPGSLTARAFDVSVHGYMWTVDVGLAGILGVGLYFHLSGRTWCRFACPLAALMHVYARFSSFRILADKKKCISCNVCTSVCHQGIDVMSFAQRGRPMNDPQCVRCSACVESCPTGVLQFGRVSATGALISVDSLWASPVVARERSAPTSSSRTPSSTS; encoded by the coding sequence GTGAATCCCGTCGCGCGCTACACCCGGTGGCTGCACACCGGCTTTCCGGCCGGGACCGTGGAGCCGCTCCCGGAGATCGGGGACGACGGCTCGACCGCCGTCCCCGGCCTCTACGTCGCGGGCGATCTCCGCGGGATTCCCCTCCTCAAGTTCGCGGCCGACAGCGGCGCGAGAGTCGTGCGGACGATCGCCGGCGATCCGCGGTTCCGGGGTCGCGAAAGAGATCCTGCGGTCGTCGACCTGCTCATCGTCGGCGGCGGCGTATCGGGAATGGCGGCGGCGCTCGAGGCGAAGCGCGCGGGGATCGATGCGGTCGTCCTGGAGTCGAGCGAGCCGTTCGCGACCGTCGTCAACTTCCCCAAGGGGAAACCGATCTTCGTCTACCCCACCGCGATGAAGCCCGCGGGAACGCTGCAGGTGACGGCGAAGGTCAAGGAGCCGCTCGTCCAGGAGCTCGAGCGCCAGATCGACGACGCCGGTATCGCGGTGCGCATCGGGAAGGCCGAGCGCGTCGAGCGACAGGAGGGCCGTCTCGTGACGACGACGGAGGCGGGGGAGTCGATCGTCGCCCATCGCGTTCTCCTGGCGATCGGACGCGCGGGCGCGCACCGGCGGCTCGGCGTGCCCGGCGAAGCCCGCGACCGGGTCTACGACCGCCTGCACGATCCCGCCGACTTCACGGGGCAGAACGTCCTGGTCGTCGGCGGCGGCGACGCGGCGGTCGAGACGGCGCTCGCGCTCGACGGCGCGGGCGCTCGGGTGACGCTCGCGCATCGCGGCACCGACCTCGCGCGCCCGAAGCCCGAGAGCCTCGAGGCGCTCGCCGCCTCGACGGTCGACCTCCGGCTCGAGACGGAGGTCGAGGCGATCGAGGAGCGGGCCGTCGTCCTCCGCGGCGAGACGATCGAGAACGACGCCGTGTTCGCGATGATCGGACGCCTTCCCGCGACCGATCTCCTGCGGCGCTCCGGCGTCGCGATTCGCGGCGACCGGCCCTTGGCGTGGTGGCTCTCGCTCGCCGCGATCCTCGCCGCCGCCGCGTTCGTCTACAACTGGAAGGCCGGCGGCGCGCTCCACGCCCTCTTCGAGCGCAAGGGCTGGTTCCCCGCGGGGCTTCCGGGTGCCTTCGGCTCGCCCGGTTTCTGGTACTCGCTCGCCTACACGCTGTGCGTCGTCGCGTTCGGATTCCGCCGCATGGCGAAGCGCCGCACGCCGTACGTGAAGCGGCAGACTCTGACGTTGATGGCGATCCAGATCGTGCCGCTGTTCCTGCTCCCTTACTTCATCCTCCCCTGGATGGGGCACCACGGCTGGTTCGACGGCGGTCTCGGCAAGACGATCGCCGACCAGCTCTTCCCCGAGACGACCTGGGACCCGTCGGGTCGCGAGTACTGGCGTGCGTTCGGCTTCCTGCTCGCGTGGCCGCTCTTCATCTGGAACGTCTTCTCCGCGAAGCCGCTCGCGCTCTGGCTCGCGATCAGCTTCGTGCAGACGTTCGTTCTCATCCCGTGGATGGTGCACCGCTGGGGGAAGGGCGCCTACTGCGGCTGGATCTGCTCGTGCGGCGCGCTCGCCGAGACGCTCGGCGACGCTCACCGCGGGAAGATGCCGCACGGACCGCGGTGGAACCTGCTCAACATGACCGGGCAGGTCGTTCTCGCCGCGGCGTTCGTCCTGGCGCTGCTCCGGATCGTCTCGTGGATCGTGCCCGGCTCGCTCACGGCGCGCGCGTTCGACGTGTCCGTCCACGGCTACATGTGGACCGTCGACGTCGGGCTCGCCGGTATCCTCGGCGTCGGCCTCTACTTCCACCTGAGCGGCAGGACCTGGTGCCGGTTCGCCTGCCCGCTCGCCGCGCTCATGCACGTCTACGCGCGCTTCTCGAGCTTCCGGATCCTCGCCGACAAGAAGAAATGCATCTCGTGCAACGTCTGCACGTCGGTCTGCCACCAGGGGATCGACGTCATGAGCTTCGCCCAGCGGGGCCGCCCGATGAACGATCCGCAATGCGTCCGCTGCTCCGCGTGCGTCGAGAGCTGCCCGACCGGCGTGCTCCAGTTCGGCCGCGTCAGCGCGACCGGCGCGCTCATCTCGGTCGACAGCCTGTGGGCCAGCCCGGTGGTCGCGAGGGAGCGTTCCGCTCCTACTTCTTCTTCTCGAACCCCAAGCTCAACGAGTTGA
- a CDS encoding cation:proton antiporter, translating to MNLLQTEHYAVEQLLLRLLLVLAIIVAASRIFGKMARVVGQPKEMGEILAGIALGPSLFGRLAPSAYDALFTSDVKRGLAILSQIGLVFLMILIGAEFPFRRAQRAVPGAVGIAIAGIATPFLLTIAAAPLFVRGIGIPDDRRLPFSLLLATAVSITAIPMMGRILRATGLTQSRVGVTSITAAAIDDVLGWILLGAVVGVHEAGADVSRIALALGGTLVLGAAAVVAGRVLERRLPEARYTDGLPEADLALVLIVAFCLCAATNALGIFSIFGGFIAGVAISFHRPLATALDERLHDVVAVFLLPIFFMSSGLKTDVYGQGGAGLGLLGLLIVIAFAGKLIPCTIAARAAGLPRNEALATGLLMNTRGLMALVVINVGYDLQVFPKPVFFMLVTMAVVTTAVTTPGLRRLLPRVEPL from the coding sequence ATGAACCTTCTCCAAACCGAGCACTACGCCGTCGAGCAGCTCCTCCTCCGGCTCCTCCTCGTCCTCGCGATCATCGTCGCCGCGTCCCGCATCTTCGGGAAGATGGCGCGCGTCGTCGGCCAGCCGAAGGAGATGGGGGAGATCCTCGCCGGAATCGCGCTCGGGCCGAGCCTGTTCGGCCGCCTCGCGCCGTCGGCGTACGACGCGCTCTTCACGAGCGACGTCAAGCGCGGCCTCGCGATCCTCAGCCAGATCGGTCTCGTTTTCCTCATGATCCTGATCGGCGCGGAGTTCCCGTTCCGGCGGGCGCAGCGGGCGGTGCCCGGCGCCGTCGGCATCGCGATCGCCGGGATCGCGACGCCGTTCCTCCTCACGATCGCCGCGGCGCCGCTCTTCGTCCGCGGCATCGGTATCCCGGACGACCGTCGCCTCCCGTTCTCGCTCCTGCTCGCGACGGCGGTCTCGATCACCGCGATCCCGATGATGGGACGGATCCTGCGGGCGACCGGTCTCACGCAATCGCGTGTCGGCGTGACGAGCATCACCGCCGCGGCGATCGACGACGTCCTCGGCTGGATCCTCCTCGGCGCCGTCGTCGGCGTGCACGAGGCCGGCGCGGACGTCTCGCGGATCGCGCTCGCGCTCGGCGGCACGCTCGTCCTCGGTGCCGCGGCGGTCGTCGCCGGGCGCGTGCTCGAGCGGCGCCTGCCGGAGGCGCGCTACACGGACGGCCTGCCGGAGGCCGACCTCGCGCTCGTCCTCATCGTCGCGTTCTGCCTCTGCGCGGCGACGAACGCGCTCGGCATCTTCTCGATCTTCGGCGGCTTCATCGCCGGCGTCGCGATCTCGTTCCACCGCCCGTTGGCGACGGCGCTCGACGAGAGGCTCCACGACGTCGTCGCCGTCTTCCTCTTGCCGATCTTCTTCATGTCGAGCGGCCTCAAGACCGACGTGTACGGTCAGGGTGGAGCGGGTCTCGGGCTCCTGGGCCTCCTCATCGTCATCGCCTTTGCGGGCAAGCTGATCCCGTGCACGATCGCCGCGCGCGCCGCCGGCCTCCCGCGGAACGAGGCCCTCGCGACCGGCCTCCTCATGAACACCCGCGGCCTCATGGCGCTCGTCGTCATCAACGTCGGCTACGACCTCCAGGTCTTCCCCAAGCCGGTCTTCTTCATGCTCGTCACGATGGCGGTCGTCACGACGGCGGTGACCACGCCGGGTCTGAGACGACTCCTGCCGCGCGTCGAGCCGCTGTGA